In a genomic window of Gigantopelta aegis isolate Gae_Host chromosome 9, Gae_host_genome, whole genome shotgun sequence:
- the LOC121381091 gene encoding protein SPA2-like isoform X2, whose product MKRLKKVLRFNKEKKKGHSSDNASQNNRSVRPTAPEPAQGDGQEIASDSKIQEADKDFRLQETATVSKIQDTATDSKMQELTSDSRLQDTASVSEVKEPAFNAKVQETAIDSKVQEAASDCNIQEMASHSKIQEADTNSKVQETDTDCKVEKTTSDFKVQETAIDSKIQEMDSDSRDQDITTAFKVQETAPDFTHHKTAIDSKTQETVTGSKVQQMASDSKIQESDTDSKVQETATGCKVQEMDSDSKVEKPATDATVPETATGCQVQEMDSDSKVEEPATDATVPETATDSKIYETAMDCKVQEMASDSKIQESHTNSKVEEPATDATVPETATDSKIHETAMDCKVQEMASYSKIQEPDTDFKVMDTDTDRKVQEMASDSNVEEPNTNATVQETATNAEVQETSTDCKIQEIATDCKIHGMASDSMVEEPATDATVEETGTDSKIQETATDGKVQEMTSASKLQESDTDSKVQETATDSEVQESASDSKFREMACNSKIQEADTHFKVQETATDFKVKEPATDAKVQETATDSKIQETATECKVQEMDSDFKVQDTAIDSMIQEMGSDSRVQDITTGSKVQETAPDFTDQKTAIDSKTQETVADRKVQEMASDSKIQESDTDSKVAEPATDATVPETATDSKIKETAMDCKVQEMTSDSKIQESDTDFKVAEPATDATVPETATDSKIKETAMDCKVHEMTSDSKIQEPDINFKVMDTDTVHKVQEMASDSNVEGPAINAKVQETATDAEVQKTATDCKIQETATDGKLQEMTSASKLQEADTDSKVQETVSDSRVQDITTGSKVQETAPDFTDQKKAIDSKTQETVTDRKVQEMASDSTIQEPDINFKVMDTDTVHKVQEMASDSNVEEPAINAKVQETATDAEVQKTATDCKIQVIATDCNVHEMASDSMVEEPATDAKVEETATDSKIQETATDCKVQEMTSASKLQEADTDSKVQETASDSRFHDIATDSEVKESATNDTVQETATDSEVQESASDSKFREMPSNSKIQEPDTHFKVQETATDFKVIEPATDATVLETATDSKIQETATECKVQEMDSDFKVEEPATDATVPETATDCKVQEMASDSKIQKPDTNFKVMDTDTDRKVQEMASSSNVEEPAINAKVQETATDAEVQETATICKIQEIAIDCMVHKTASESKVEEVATDVKVHETATDCKVKKMASDSKVEEPATNAEVQETATNSKIHETATDGKVQEMAFGTKLHEADTNSKNQETASDSRFHDIATHSEVEDPATNDKAQETAIHSRVLEMASDSNVVKTATDAKVQETATNCTVQSRASEFKIQEPDTDFKVQETAINCKVQEITSDSKLQEMATDSKIQKITSDSRLQDIATDSKIKETASDFTVQETAADPIVQETAADPMVQETTIDSKIQETDSDSKVQESATHFKDQETATDYKDQKPTTDSDFEPATNAKVQERATDSKAQQTASDCKVQEMDSNSKMQETDIYSKVHVTAIDCKIQETTSNSKVQDTATGSKVQDTTTDSKIQEMASVFRVQDITTDSKVKETTPDFTVQETASDSKDQETVTDPMVQETAIATNFKVQEPATHYMGQEIVSDSKDQETITDCMVQETAVDSKIQEITSDSSVQEQTAKSKVYEMVTDPKVKKTATNSNIQETIFDYKIQQTATTDFKDKKMASGSKVQGTATNYNIQEMASDSKIQETVTDSKAQETVIDSKVQETAADCVVKEMASDSKIQEADTDYKVQEMTYYSKVQITATDITTDSKDKKTPIDSKIQETAPGSMVQETTTDYKVQELACDSKIQETDTETNVQEEATDRKIQEMTSDSKVQKTTTNWKVHKMVSDFKIQEADTNTKVQESATYCKVKDTASDSKVQETATDSQIQEIAADSKVQDNLQTQKMKQNSYQPNTVKTPLEERPPAESVNNLDKLTADYKNQLRDAYSRFYSVATRYCVEQVPSFEEWCLSVTSVEMHLKKEMLDIKDCGTQAQVPKSAYNRPKHYLLLEREKKRIRKNLNVWSLDEFNAVSFQEEYDKVFKQKKAWLTDYIQNQAAKEKFRMLVQHSAPASACKQLKNPLMEALRIEQPFTARQSQRRSDMDIFAKRSWYNQRLMEEGE is encoded by the exons ATGAAAAGACTTAAAAAAGTGTTAAGGTTTaataaagagaagaaaaaaggtcATTCAAGTGACAATGCGAGCCAAAATAACAG GTCTGTGCGACCAACAGCTCCTGAACCAGCACAAGGCGATGGTCAAGAAATTGCTTCTGATTCCAAAATCCAAGAAGCAGATAAGGATTTCAGGCTCCAAGAAACAGCTACTGTTTCGAAAATCCAGGATACAGCCACTGATTCCAAAATGCAAGAATTAACATCTGATTCCAGGCTCCAAGATACAGCTAGTGTTTCGGAGGTCAAAGAACCAGCTTTCAATGCCAAGGTCCAAGAAACAGCCATCGATTCCAAGGTTCAGGAAGCGGCTTCGGATTGTAACATTCAAGAAATGGCTTCACATTCCAAAATCCAAGAAGCAGACACCAATTCCAAGGTCCAGGAAACAGATACCGATTGCAAGGTTGAAAAAACAACTTCTGATTTCAAAGTCCAGGAAACCGCCATTGATTCAAAGATCCAAGAAATGGATTCTGATTCCAGGGACCAAGATATAACTACTGCTTTCAAGGTCCAGGAAACCGCTCCTGATTTCACACACCACAAAACAGCTATCGATTCCAAGACCCAGGAAACAGTTACTGGTAGCAAGGTCCAACAAATGGCTTCTGATTCCAAAATCCAAGAATCAGACACCGATTCCAAGGTCCAGGAAACAGCTACTGGGTGCAAAGTCCAAGAAATGGATTCTGATTCCAAGGTCGAAAAACCAGCTACCGATGCCACGGTCCCAGAAACAGCTACTGGGTGCCAAGTCCAAGAAATGGATTCTGATTCCAAGGTCGAAGAACCAGCTACCGATGCCACGGTCCCAGAAACAGCCACTGATTCCAAGATCTATGAAACAGCTATGGATTGTAAGGTTCAAGAAATGGCTTCTGATTCCAAAATCCAAGAATCACACACCAATTCCAAGGTCGAAGAACCAGCTACCGATGCCACGGTCCCAGAAACAGCCACTGATTCCAAGATCCATGAAACGGCTATGGATTGTAAGGTTCAAGAAATGGCTTCTTATTCTAAAATCCAAGAACCAGACACCGATTTCAAGGTCATGGACACAGATACTGATCGCAAGGTCCAAGAAATGGCTTCTGATTCCAATGTTGAAGAACCAAATACCAATGCCACGGTCCAAGAGACAGCCACCAATGCCGAAGTCCAAGAAACTTCCACCGATTGTAAGATCCAGGAAATAGCTACTGATTGTAAAATTCACGGAATGGCTTCTGATTCCATGGTCGAAGAACCAGCTACCGATGCCACGGTCGAAGAAACAGGAACCGATTCCAAGATCCAGGAAACAGCTACTGATGGTAAGGTTCAAGAAATGACTTCTGCTTCCAAACTCCAAGAATCGGACACCGATTCCAAGGTCCAAGAAACAGCCACTGATTCCGAGGTGCAGGAAAGTGCTTCTGATAGTAAGTTTCGTGAAATGGCTTGTAATTCCAAGATCCAAGAAGCAGACACTCATTTCAAGGTCCAGGAAACAGCTACTGATTTCAAGGTCAAAGAACCAGCTACCGATGCCAAGGTCCAAGAAACAGCTACCGATTCCAAGATTCAGGAAACAGCTACTGAATGTAAGGTTCAAGAAATGGATTCTGATTTCAAAGTCCAGGACACCGCCATTGATTCAATGATCCAAGAAATGGGTTCTGATTCCAGGGTCCAAGATATAACTACTGGTTCCAAGGTCCAGGAAACCGCTCCTGATTTCACAGACCAAAAAACAGCTATCGATTCCAAGACCCAGGAAACAGTTGCTGATAGGAAGGTCCAAGAAATGGCTTCTGATTCCAAAATCCAAGAATCGGACACCGATTCCAAGGTCGCAGAACCAGCTACCGATGCCACGGTCCCAGAAACAGCCACTGATTCCAAGATCAAGGAAACAGCTATGGATTGTAAGGTTCAAGAAATGACTTCTGATTCCAAAATCCAAGAATCGGACACCGATTTCAAGGTCGCAGAACCAGCTACCGATGCCACGGTCCCAGAAACAGCCACTGATTCCAAGATCAAGGAAACAGCTATGGATTGTAAGGTTCACGAAATGACTTCTGATTCTAAAATCCAAGAACCAGACATCAATTTCAAGGTCATGGACACAGATACTGTTCACAAGGTCCAAGAAATGGCTTCCGATTCCAATGTTGAAGGACCAGCTATCAATGCCAAGGTCCAAGAGACAGCCACCGATGCCGAAGTCCAAAAAACCGCCACCGATTGTAAGATCCAGGAAACAGCTACTGATGGTAAGCTTCAAGAAATGACTTCTGCTTCCAAACTCCAAGAAGCAGACACCGATTCCAAGGTCCAAGAAACAGTATCTGATTCCAGGGTCCAAGATATAACTACTGGTTCCAAGGTCCAGGAAACCGCTCCTGATTTCACAGACCAAAAAAAAGCTATCGATTCCAAGACCCAGGAAACAGTTACTGATAGGAAGGTCCAAGAAATGGCTTCTGATTCTACAATCCAAGAACCAGACATCAATTTCAAGGTCATGGACACAGATACTGTTCACAAGGTCCAAGAAATGGCTTCCGATTCCAATGTTGAAGAACCAGCTATCAATGCCAAGGTCCAAGAGACAGCCACCGATGCCGAAGTCCAAAAAACCGCCACCGATTGTAAGATCCAGGTAATAGCTACTGATTGTAATGTTCACGAAATGGCTTCTGATTCCATGGTCGAAGAACCAGCTACGGATGCCAAGGTCGAAGAAACAGCCACCGATTCCAAGATCCAGGAAACAGCTACTGATTGTAAGGTTCAAGAAATGACTTCTGCTTCCAAACTCCAAGAAGCAGACACCGATTCCAAGGTCCAAGAAACAGCATCTGATTCCAGGTTCCATGATATAGCTACTGATTCAGAAGTCAAAGAATCAGCTACCAATGACACGGTTCAAGAAACAGCCACTGATTCCGAGGTCCAGGAAAGTGCTTCTGATAGTAAGTTTCGTGAAATGCCTTCTAATTCCAAGATCCAAGAACCAGACACCCATTTCAAGGTCCAGGAAACAGCTACTGATTTCAAGGTCATCGAACCAGCTACCGATGCCACGGTCCTAGAAACAGCTACTGATTCCAAGATCCAGGAAACAGCTACTGAATGTAAGGTTCAAGAAATGGATTCTGATTTCAAAGTCGAAGAACCAGCTACCGATGCCACGGTCCCTGAAACAGCTACGGATTGTAAGGTTCAAGAAATGGCTTCTGATTCTAAAATCCAAAAACCAGACACCAATTTCAAGGTCATGGACACAGATACTGATCGCAAGGTTCAAGAAATGGCTTCCAGTTCCAATGTTGAAGAACCAGCTATCAATGCCAAGGTCCAAGAGACAGCCACCGATGCCGAGGTCCAAGAAACCGCCACTATTTGCAAGATCCAGGAAATAGCTATTGATTGCATGGTCCACAAAACGGCTTCTGAATCGAAGGTCGAAGAAGTAGCTACCGATGTGAAGGTCCATGAAACAGCCACTGATTGCAAGGTAAAAAAAATGGCTTCTGATTCCAAGGTCGAAGAACCAGCTACCAATGCCGAGGTCCAAGAAACAGCCACCAATTCCAAGATCCATGAAACAGCTACTGATGGTAAGGTTCAAGAAATGGCTTTTGGTACCAAACTCCATGAAGCTGACACCAATTCCAAGAACCAAGAAACAGCATCTGATTCCAGGTTCCATGATATAGCTACTCATTCAGAAGTCGAAGACCCAGCTACTAATGACAAGGCCCAAGAAACAGCTATTCATAGCAGGGTCCTAGAAATGGCGTCTGATTCCAATGTCGTAAAAACAGCCACCGATGCCAAGGTCCAAGAAACGGCTACTAATTGTACGGTTCAGTCAAGGGCTTCAGAGTTCAAAATCCAAGAACCAGACACCGATTTCAAGGTCCAAGAAACAGCTATTAATTGCAAGGTCCAAGAAATTACTTCTGATTCCAAACTCCAGGAAATGGCCACTGATTCGAAGATCCAAAAAATAACATCTGATTCCAGGCTCCAAGATATAGCTACCGACTCCAAGATTAAAGAAACAGCTTCTGATTTCACGGTCCAAGAAACAGCTGCTGATCCCATTGTTCAAGAAACTGCTGCTGATCCCATGGTTCAAGAAACAACTATTGATTCCAAGATCCAAGAAACGGATTCTGACTCCAAGGTGCAAGAATCAGCTACTCATTTCAAGGACCAGGAAACGGCTACTGATTACAAGGACCAAAAACCAACTACTGATTCTGATTTCGAACCAGCTACCAATGCCAAGGTACAAGAAAGAGCCACAGATTCGAAGGCCCAGCAAACTGCTTCTGATTGTAAGGTTCAAGAAATGGATTCTAATTCCAAAATGCAAGAAACAGATATCTATTCCAAGGTCCATGTAACAGCTATTGATTGCAAGATCCAAGAAACAACTTCCAATTCCAAAGTCCAGGATACAGCTACTGGTTCCAAAGTCCAGGATACAACCACTGATTCCAAGATCCAAGAAATGGCTTCTGTTTTCAGGGTCCAAGATATAACTACTGATTCAAAAGTCAAGGAAACAACTCCTGATTTCACAGTCCAAGAAACAGCTTCTGATTCCAAGGATCAAGAAACAgttactgatcccatggttcAAGAAACAGCTATAGCTACTAATTTTAAGGTCCAGGAACCAGCAACTCATTACATGGGCCAAGAAATAGTTTCTGATTCCAAGGACCAAGAAACGATTACTGATTGCATGGTTCAAGAAACAGCTGTTGATTCCAAGATCCAAGAAATTACTTCTGATTCCTCAGTACAAGAACAAACTGCTAAATCCAAGGTCTACGAAATGGTTACTGATCCAAAGGTTAAAAAAACAGCTACTAACTCCAACATCCAAGAAACGATTTTTGATTACAAGATCCAACAAACAGCTACTACTGATTTCAAGGACAAGAAAATGGCTTCTGGTTCTAAGGTCCAGGGAACGGCTACTAATTATAACATTCAAGAAATGGCTTCCGATTCCAAGATCCAAGAAACAGTGACTGATTCCAAGGCCCAAGAAACAGTGATTGATTCCAAGGTGCAGGAAACGGCTGCTGATTGTGTGGTTAAAGAAATGGCTTCTGATTCCAAAATCCAAGAAGCAGACACCGATTACAAGGTCCAAGAAATGACTTATTATTCCAAAGTCCAGATAACAGCCACTGATATAACTACTGATTCAAAGGACAAAAAAACACCTATTGATTCCAAGATCCAAGAAACAGCTCCTGGTTCCATGGTGCAAGAAACAACTACTGATTATAAGGTTCAGGAACTGGCTTGTGATTCGAAGATCCAAGAAACAGACACTGAAACCAATGTCCAGGAAGAAGCTACAGATCGCAAGATCCAAGAAATGACTTCTGATTCCAAGGTTCAGAAAACAACTACTAATTGGAAGGTCCATAAAATGGTTTCTGATTTCAAAATCCAAGAAGCAGATACCAATACCAAGGTCCAAGAATCGGCTACTTATTGCAAGGTCAAAGATACTGCTTCGGATTCCAAAGTCCAGGAAACAGCTACTGATTCCCAGATCCAAGAAATAGCAGCTGATTCCAAGGTCCAAGATAATTTACAG ACACAGAAGATGAAGCAAAATAGTTATCAGCCTAATACAGTCAAGACGCCATTGGAAGAGAG ACCACCTGCAGAGTCCGTGAATAATTTGGACAAACTGACCGCTGATTATAAAAACCAGCTGCGTGATGCCTACTCCAGATTCTACAGTGTTGCAACCAGGTACTGCGTCGAG CAAGTACCATCTTTTGAAGAATGGTGTTTATCGGTTACATCTGTAGAAATGcatctgaaaaaagaaatgttggaCATTAAAGACTGCGGGACACAAGCACAG GTTCCGAAGAGTGCATATAACAGGCCAAAACATTATTTGCtgctggaaagagaaaaaaagcgAATCAGAAAAAATCTG AATGTCTGGAGCTTGGATGAATTTAACGCTGTCTCATTCCAAGAAGAGTATGATAAAgtcttcaaacaaaaaaaagccTGGTTGACGGACTACATTCAAAATCAAGCTGCTAAAGAGAAGTTCCGCATGTTAGTTCAGCA TTCTGCTCCTGCCAGTGCCTGCAAGCAGTTGAAAAATCCATTGATGGAAGCTTTAAGAATCGAACAGCCATTTACAGCAAGACAAAGTCAAAGAAGAAGTGACATGGATATTTTTGCAAAACGATCTTGGTATAATCAGAGACTAATGGAAGAAG GTGAGTAG